One stretch of Stigmatella aurantiaca DNA includes these proteins:
- a CDS encoding CARDB domain-containing protein, whose product MSQVIFSACEPQSQTPQEMGQVEAFADANVAQGKSITASSYTQVYYATNANDGNRGTYWEGAPNAYPNLLTVNLGSNHDIKSVVLQLNPDSIWATRTQNITVLGHNASTGTFSTLVGAANYTFNPSSGNQVTIPVTATVSEVRLQFNSNTGSTGAQVAEFQVIGSPTAGSATYALTVNNGSGSGAYAANTVVNITAAAPPSGQVFNGWTGGVAANFGNINAASTTYRMAAAATTISATYVPASQGGSRYEAESATLSGGAAITTNHAGYTGSGFVEGYWAVGASTRFNISVASAGWYDLGLRYGNGFAESNISYYVNGAKLGQSILPTTGNWDTWLTKTEVAYLNAGANQVTYQYDTGDGANINLDTLSLAPTTAQKPDLSVTDIQWASASTPPQQGEAITFKAVVKNAGTAASPSGVHKVSFRVGGQEVATSTLPTSTSLAAGASATLTANSTWSTAFGTYPVTAAVDPDNTIAEFSDANNSFTKNLTVSQSPGPDLVVQSISWSPSTPSAGTAVSFTVNVANQGLNATTGNSVALRLVIDGSTTLTGATPSFLAAGASAAVTFSGTWTAVNGSHTFVATADPANAINEAVESNNTQSSNLYVGRGANVPWLQYEAESGRTNGTVQGPGRQLGTIAGEASGRKAVVLDATGEYVEWTTSAPANSIVVRNSMPDAAGGGGIQATLSLYVNGSKLGTLNLSSKEAWVYGDDATQYNNPSAGPPRRIYDESSKLLNTTIPAGATVRLQKDSGDTSPYYAIDFVDLELVAAPLPKPAGYVDVTQAGNGWEPAIPNDGKPDDNAISQAIWAVEAGRFSGVYLPPGVYDQTNKIQVKGVTIQGAGLWHTRLYNASLAEDAGWGQTGFIITGDNAKFRDFAIFGATDGLRTQGGKAWVNSAFKNTVIENMWIEHVHCGYWVGGPSESTNLRISNVRIRNTGADGVNLCNGNKDSIIENSHARNTGDDAFAIWSARDLYPQPNINNVIRNCTVQLVWRAAAYAVYGGRGNRIENSIAYDVMTYPGLTVSSEFNPFPLESVTIDGLTLVRTGGTYWNGQQFGSIWLRADQTPTNGITIKNVDIVDPTYQGISIQSNGGSFTNVAFENVTINNPTTYGVQVLPTAQGGASFTNVTVNNAPSGKFANQAGGAFTVTKGAGNNW is encoded by the coding sequence ATGTCCCAAGTGATTTTCAGCGCTTGCGAGCCCCAATCGCAGACGCCCCAGGAGATGGGCCAGGTGGAGGCCTTCGCCGACGCGAACGTCGCGCAGGGCAAGAGCATCACCGCCTCCTCCTATACGCAGGTCTATTACGCCACCAACGCGAATGACGGGAACCGTGGCACGTACTGGGAGGGCGCCCCCAATGCCTATCCCAATCTCCTGACGGTGAACCTGGGCAGCAACCACGACATCAAGTCGGTCGTGCTGCAGCTCAACCCGGACAGCATCTGGGCCACCCGCACCCAGAACATCACCGTGCTGGGCCACAACGCGAGCACCGGCACCTTCTCCACGCTCGTGGGCGCGGCCAACTACACCTTCAACCCCTCCTCGGGCAACCAGGTGACGATCCCCGTCACGGCCACCGTGAGCGAGGTGCGGCTCCAGTTCAATTCCAACACGGGCTCCACCGGCGCCCAGGTGGCGGAGTTCCAGGTCATCGGCTCGCCCACGGCGGGCTCGGCCACCTACGCGCTGACCGTCAACAACGGCTCGGGCAGCGGTGCCTACGCGGCCAACACCGTGGTGAACATCACGGCGGCGGCGCCCCCCTCGGGCCAGGTGTTCAACGGCTGGACGGGCGGCGTGGCGGCGAACTTCGGCAACATCAACGCGGCCTCCACCACCTACCGGATGGCCGCGGCGGCCACGACGATCTCCGCCACCTACGTGCCCGCATCCCAGGGCGGCAGCCGCTACGAGGCGGAGTCCGCCACGCTGAGCGGCGGGGCCGCCATCACCACCAACCACGCCGGCTACACGGGCTCGGGCTTCGTGGAGGGGTACTGGGCCGTGGGCGCCAGCACCCGCTTCAACATCTCGGTGGCCAGCGCCGGCTGGTATGACCTGGGCCTGCGCTACGGCAACGGCTTCGCCGAGTCCAACATCTCCTACTATGTGAACGGCGCGAAGCTGGGCCAGAGCATCCTGCCCACCACGGGCAACTGGGACACCTGGCTCACCAAGACCGAGGTGGCCTACCTCAACGCCGGCGCCAACCAGGTGACGTACCAGTACGACACCGGCGACGGGGCGAACATCAACCTGGACACGCTGTCCCTGGCCCCCACCACCGCCCAGAAGCCGGACCTGTCGGTGACGGACATCCAGTGGGCCTCGGCGAGCACCCCGCCCCAGCAGGGCGAGGCCATCACCTTCAAGGCGGTGGTGAAGAACGCCGGCACCGCGGCGAGCCCCAGCGGCGTGCACAAGGTCTCCTTCCGCGTGGGCGGCCAGGAAGTGGCCACCTCCACGCTGCCCACCAGCACGTCCCTGGCGGCCGGCGCGAGCGCCACGCTGACGGCCAACTCCACCTGGTCCACCGCCTTCGGCACCTACCCGGTCACGGCCGCCGTGGATCCGGACAACACCATCGCCGAGTTCAGCGACGCCAACAACAGCTTCACCAAGAACCTCACGGTGTCCCAGAGCCCGGGGCCGGACCTCGTGGTCCAGTCCATCTCGTGGAGCCCCAGCACGCCCTCGGCCGGCACCGCCGTGAGCTTCACGGTGAACGTGGCCAACCAGGGCCTGAACGCGACAACGGGCAACTCCGTGGCGCTCCGGCTCGTCATCGATGGGAGCACGACGCTGACGGGGGCCACCCCCTCGTTCCTGGCCGCGGGCGCTTCCGCCGCGGTCACCTTCAGCGGCACGTGGACGGCCGTCAACGGCAGCCACACCTTCGTGGCGACGGCGGACCCCGCCAACGCCATCAACGAGGCGGTGGAGAGCAACAACACCCAGTCGTCGAACCTGTACGTGGGCCGTGGCGCCAACGTGCCCTGGCTGCAGTACGAGGCGGAGAGCGGGCGCACCAACGGCACCGTCCAGGGCCCCGGCCGCCAGCTCGGCACCATCGCGGGTGAGGCCTCCGGCCGCAAGGCGGTCGTGCTCGACGCGACGGGCGAGTACGTGGAGTGGACCACCTCCGCGCCGGCCAACTCCATCGTCGTGCGCAACAGCATGCCCGATGCGGCCGGCGGTGGCGGCATCCAGGCCACGCTGAGCCTCTACGTCAACGGCAGCAAGCTGGGCACACTGAACCTCTCCTCCAAGGAGGCGTGGGTCTACGGCGATGACGCCACCCAGTACAACAACCCCTCCGCGGGCCCGCCGCGCCGCATCTACGACGAGTCCAGCAAGCTGCTGAACACCACCATCCCCGCCGGGGCCACGGTGCGCCTGCAGAAGGACTCGGGGGACACCTCGCCCTACTACGCCATCGACTTCGTCGACCTGGAGCTGGTGGCGGCCCCCCTGCCCAAGCCGGCCGGGTACGTGGACGTCACCCAGGCGGGCAACGGCTGGGAGCCGGCCATCCCGAACGACGGCAAGCCGGACGACAACGCCATCAGCCAGGCCATCTGGGCGGTCGAGGCGGGCCGGTTCTCCGGCGTCTACCTGCCGCCGGGCGTGTACGACCAGACCAACAAGATCCAGGTCAAGGGCGTCACCATCCAGGGCGCGGGCCTGTGGCACACGCGGCTCTACAACGCCAGCCTGGCGGAGGATGCCGGCTGGGGCCAGACGGGCTTCATCATCACCGGGGACAACGCCAAGTTCCGCGACTTCGCCATCTTCGGCGCCACCGACGGCCTGCGCACGCAGGGCGGCAAGGCCTGGGTCAACTCGGCCTTCAAGAACACCGTCATCGAGAACATGTGGATCGAACACGTGCACTGCGGCTACTGGGTGGGCGGCCCCTCGGAGTCGACCAACCTGCGCATCAGCAACGTGCGCATCCGCAACACCGGCGCGGACGGCGTCAACCTCTGCAACGGCAACAAGGACAGCATCATCGAGAACTCGCACGCCCGGAACACCGGCGATGACGCCTTCGCCATCTGGTCCGCGCGCGACTTGTACCCGCAGCCGAACATCAACAACGTCATCCGCAACTGCACCGTGCAGCTCGTGTGGCGCGCCGCCGCGTACGCCGTGTACGGCGGCCGGGGCAACCGCATCGAGAACAGCATCGCCTACGATGTGATGACCTACCCGGGCCTGACCGTCAGCTCCGAGTTCAACCCGTTCCCCCTGGAGTCCGTGACGATCGACGGCCTGACGCTGGTGCGCACCGGCGGCACCTACTGGAACGGCCAGCAGTTCGGCTCCATCTGGCTGCGTGCGGACCAGACCCCCACGAACGGCATCACCATCAAGAACGTGGACATCGTGGATCCGACCTACCAGGGCATCAGCATCCAGAGCAACGGTGGCTCCTTCACCAACGTGGCGTTCGAGAACGTCACCATCAACAACCCGACGACCTACGGCGTGCAGGTCCTCCCGACGGCCCAGGGCGGCGCCAGCTTCACCAACGTCACGGTGAACAACGCGCCCTCCGGGAAGTTCGCCAATCAGGCCGGTGGCGCCTTCACCGTCACCAAGGGCGCGGGCAACAACTGGTAA
- a CDS encoding SOUL family heme-binding protein, producing MNRQRQAWVFGTGAALAGVLAWAGKRVLSERAAEQPVFESLGEQDGVELRQYPALAVAATQVEGAFASSVEEGFHRLAGYVFGSNLKKESFDPAAPEVLQHRYWTPEAQRLEMTAPVFFQRQDEAWRMTFVMPSEFTLESLPVPIDSRIRLEAIAPKRMAALRFSGRATEEAVKAWTAELLERLHRQRLHPVGEPLLAQYNSPFMPSFLRKNEILVEVRLAAVH from the coding sequence ATGAACCGACAAAGGCAGGCCTGGGTGTTCGGGACGGGGGCAGCGCTCGCGGGGGTCCTGGCCTGGGCGGGCAAACGGGTGCTCTCCGAGCGGGCGGCCGAGCAGCCTGTCTTCGAGTCCCTCGGCGAGCAGGACGGCGTGGAGCTGCGGCAGTACCCTGCCCTCGCCGTGGCGGCGACGCAGGTGGAGGGCGCCTTCGCCTCCAGCGTGGAGGAGGGCTTCCACCGGCTGGCGGGCTACGTCTTCGGGAGCAACCTGAAGAAGGAGTCCTTCGATCCGGCCGCGCCGGAAGTCCTTCAACACCGGTACTGGACCCCGGAGGCGCAGCGCCTGGAGATGACCGCCCCCGTCTTCTTCCAGCGCCAGGACGAGGCGTGGCGGATGACGTTCGTGATGCCGTCGGAGTTCACGCTGGAGTCCCTGCCGGTTCCCATCGACTCACGCATCCGGCTCGAAGCGATCGCGCCCAAGCGGATGGCCGCGCTGCGCTTCTCCGGCCGGGCCACCGAGGAGGCCGTGAAGGCCTGGACGGCCGAGCTGCTGGAGCGCCTGCACCGTCAACGGCTGCACCCGGTGGGCGAGCCCCTCCTCGCCCAGTACAACTCGCCGTTCATGCCGTCCTTCCTGCGGAAGAACGAGATCCTCGTCGAGGTCCGGCTGGCGGCCGTGCACTGA
- a CDS encoding aldo/keto reductase, with the protein MATQSKITPRQLGAHGPKVFPMALGCMGMSGMYGPSDETESIATIHEALDRGITLIDTGDFYGMGHNELLIGRAIKDRRDKALLSVKFGALRGPDASWNGYDARPAAVKNFLAYSLNRLGVDHIDIYRPARLDPQVPIEETIGAIRDMVTAGYVRYIGLSEVGPDTLRRAQAVHPISDLQIEYSLVSRGPEAAIFPVLAELGIGVTAYGVLSRGLLSGSSTTGKGDFRSYLPRFSGENLVQNQRLVGVLKTLAADKHVSPTQLAIAWVLAKGQRMVPVIGARKRVQLDESLGALGIELSASELKDIEAALPPSEVAGARYGEHQLHQLDSER; encoded by the coding sequence ATGGCGACACAGAGCAAGATCACGCCCCGGCAGTTGGGGGCCCACGGCCCGAAGGTTTTTCCCATGGCGCTCGGGTGCATGGGGATGTCTGGCATGTACGGCCCGTCGGATGAGACCGAGAGCATCGCCACGATCCATGAAGCCCTCGACCGGGGCATCACGCTCATCGACACGGGCGACTTCTACGGCATGGGGCACAACGAGCTGCTCATCGGCCGGGCGATCAAGGACCGGCGCGACAAGGCCTTGCTATCCGTGAAGTTTGGCGCCCTCCGGGGCCCCGATGCCTCCTGGAATGGCTATGACGCCCGCCCCGCGGCGGTGAAGAACTTCCTGGCCTACAGCCTGAACCGGCTGGGCGTGGATCACATCGACATCTACCGGCCCGCGCGCCTGGATCCTCAGGTGCCCATCGAGGAGACGATCGGCGCCATCCGGGACATGGTGACCGCGGGCTACGTCCGCTACATCGGCCTGTCCGAGGTGGGCCCGGACACCCTCCGCCGGGCCCAGGCCGTGCACCCCATCAGCGACCTGCAGATCGAATACTCCCTGGTGAGCCGGGGCCCGGAGGCGGCCATCTTCCCGGTCCTCGCGGAGCTGGGCATCGGCGTCACGGCCTACGGGGTGCTCTCCCGGGGACTGCTCAGCGGCTCCAGCACCACGGGCAAGGGCGACTTCCGGTCCTACCTGCCGCGCTTCTCGGGGGAGAACCTCGTGCAGAACCAGCGGCTCGTGGGCGTGCTGAAGACCCTGGCCGCAGACAAGCACGTCAGCCCCACCCAGCTCGCCATCGCCTGGGTGCTCGCCAAGGGACAGAGGATGGTCCCCGTCATCGGGGCCCGGAAGCGCGTCCAGCTCGACGAGTCGCTGGGCGCCCTCGGCATCGAGCTGTCCGCCTCGGAGCTGAAGGACATCGAGGCGGCCCTTCCCCCCTCCGAGGTCGCTGGCGCCCGCTACGGCGAGCACCAGCTGCATCAGCTCGACAGCGAGCGGTGA
- a CDS encoding M28 family metallopeptidase, with amino-acid sequence MRLLLACVCLLLLPVLGHAKAPSPAAKRWWAHVETLASDAMEGRDTGSEGYDRAAAYVAAKLAEAGVQPGVGTEFLQEVPLQSQRLVLEQSRLSLVRGGKEEPLVLGEDLILSASSSRSGPMEAGLVFVGYGLTIPEAGHDDLAGLELQGKVLVVLSGGTPPGVAGNLAAHAKSREEISKAYARAGAVGVLMVRNPRIQEMPWSRSVGTMLHPAMMLAEPTAQDARDIPLLGTINPASADKLFAGSGHTFQELVALADAGKPLPRFALPASVRGQLTLEPSRLRSFNVVGRLPGSDPLLAGECVVLTAHLDHVGIGQPVDGDSLYNGAMDNATGVAALLELARSFQEGKGRKPRRTILFVAVTGEEKGLLGSRWFAEHPPEGTGRMVANVNTDMFLPLTPLKRIIAYGMEESSLSVPMKASAARLGVSVLPDPNPDANTFVRSDQYSFIRKGVPALSLKFGYLKGTAEEALFKEWRMKRYHAPADDLSQPMDREAAVRFVKLLADLTKRIADAPEPPHWNSGSFFRRFEPPAPVPPR; translated from the coding sequence ATGAGACTGCTCCTGGCCTGTGTCTGCTTGCTGCTGCTCCCCGTGCTGGGGCATGCGAAGGCGCCTTCGCCCGCGGCGAAGCGGTGGTGGGCTCACGTCGAGACGCTGGCCAGCGACGCCATGGAGGGGCGGGACACGGGCAGCGAGGGCTATGACCGCGCCGCCGCGTACGTGGCGGCGAAGCTGGCCGAGGCGGGCGTCCAGCCCGGCGTGGGCACGGAGTTTCTTCAGGAGGTTCCCCTCCAGTCGCAGCGGCTGGTGCTGGAGCAGAGCCGGTTGTCGCTGGTCCGCGGCGGAAAGGAGGAGCCGCTGGTCCTCGGCGAGGATCTGATCCTGAGCGCCTCCTCCAGCCGTTCGGGGCCCATGGAGGCGGGGCTCGTCTTCGTGGGCTACGGGCTGACCATTCCCGAGGCAGGCCACGATGACCTGGCCGGCCTGGAGCTCCAGGGCAAGGTGCTGGTCGTTCTGTCCGGGGGGACTCCGCCCGGGGTGGCGGGCAACCTCGCCGCCCACGCCAAGTCCCGGGAGGAGATCTCCAAGGCGTATGCCCGCGCGGGCGCGGTGGGCGTGCTGATGGTGCGCAATCCCCGGATCCAGGAGATGCCCTGGTCGCGGAGCGTGGGGACCATGCTTCACCCGGCGATGATGCTGGCCGAGCCCACCGCTCAGGACGCCCGGGACATTCCGCTGCTGGGCACCATCAACCCCGCGAGCGCGGACAAGCTGTTCGCGGGCAGTGGCCACACGTTCCAGGAGTTGGTGGCGCTGGCGGACGCGGGCAAGCCCCTGCCGCGCTTCGCGCTGCCCGCCTCGGTCCGGGGACAGCTCACCCTGGAGCCGTCGCGGCTTCGCTCCTTCAACGTCGTGGGGCGGCTGCCGGGCAGTGATCCCCTGCTGGCCGGCGAGTGCGTGGTGCTCACGGCGCACCTGGACCATGTGGGGATCGGCCAGCCGGTGGACGGCGACAGCCTCTACAACGGGGCCATGGACAACGCCACGGGGGTGGCCGCGCTGCTGGAGCTGGCCCGGTCCTTTCAGGAGGGCAAGGGGCGCAAGCCGCGCCGGACGATCCTGTTCGTGGCCGTGACGGGGGAGGAGAAGGGCCTGCTGGGCTCGCGCTGGTTCGCCGAGCACCCTCCCGAGGGCACGGGGCGGATGGTGGCCAACGTGAACACGGACATGTTCCTGCCCCTGACGCCGCTCAAGCGGATCATCGCCTATGGCATGGAGGAGTCCTCGTTGAGCGTTCCCATGAAGGCCAGCGCCGCCCGCCTGGGCGTCAGCGTGCTGCCCGATCCCAACCCCGACGCGAACACGTTCGTGAGAAGCGACCAGTACAGCTTCATCCGCAAGGGCGTGCCCGCGCTGTCCCTCAAGTTCGGGTATCTCAAGGGCACGGCGGAGGAGGCCCTCTTCAAGGAATGGCGCATGAAGCGCTACCACGCGCCCGCGGATGATCTCTCCCAGCCCATGGACCGCGAGGCCGCCGTGCGCTTCGTGAAGCTCCTGGCGGACCTCACGAAGCGGATCGCCGATGCCCCCGAGCCTCCCCACTGGAACAGCGGCAGCTTCTTCCGCCGCTTCGAGCCGCCCGCCCCGGTTCCGCCCCGCTGA